A single window of Anopheles moucheti chromosome 2, idAnoMoucSN_F20_07, whole genome shotgun sequence DNA harbors:
- the LOC128310432 gene encoding structural maintenance of chromosomes protein 5, whose translation MAQSIVGKIASVSLKDFVTYDSVVLYPDEYLNIILGPNGTGKSAIVAGIVLGMGGNCKLLSRCDNIDSYIKNGKESATIRIAIYRDKHRAIRWFSRSFDHERVNKYEIDGETVSHQAYLQQIRLYNIQVDNLCQFLPQDRVQDFTKMNPRELLLNTQSSVCAPEVQTWFDELKAMRESQQECNSKGAEGLARVRELEARLVDLEQQLETLRAREEFQQQIHVCQARKAWLEYEELFLIYTSMLNDLKIAKKMSDDKEREYNKCKSDMQAIMSRKQELEKSKNKQVTIAQRCTEEINGLEEKTERLEDNIAKQKRDLLDALAKAEERKTELEQAKVMLAAFVQDCADTATALGSEEQIRQQISSVEGMERKIRGENDLLMGRRHELNQKIETELKPEMMSIERNIATIENVANTKLKILQTRFEGTYQAVLWLREHQHLFQGNIYEPMILELNVPVLENVPFLENTIGVRDLVAFTCENTEDMNLFLRKTREEMRFEGVNAIQSDPAEELHYQPRYPIGNLKRFGFHTYLIDMLEAPFPILNGLCKLYGLHNIPVGGADSAKYVSSLPDEIAVFYTPSHRFQVSKSRYTGEKSTRSDMLQTKNLLNRSTDHALLAQKQEQLKRLVRECDKIRNHRGQIENNIKELQERCTKLQQGKNELQDKLNKYQQSKIKVKRQEQKCNELKDRLVNVDEERTKFEKTCHTIIQQLLEEQRRKVEALERYASVSREHDLLEQRIRIFEERNNEREANFRVLEDAYHSAKKTLTNVEKKLADVKEKSSKKNSTARALTANKTPDKPDFPYKHEFTTLPDTVELLEAHLEELNVRFECLPQGNQAAENEYEQMKRQLEQLRNAVDSSDLQIASLEHDMAELHERWYPEMLRVVQNINGKFSHFMSSMGFAGEIELIRQEERDYDAYGIRIYVKYRNEEKLSALDRKLQSGGERAVAIAIYTLSLQHMTQVPFRCVDEINQGMDPTNERKVFNMLVDETCREGQSQYFFVTPKLLPRLKYSDKMNVLIVHNGKYIESPDVFISDANARHAQ comes from the exons ATGGCCCAATCGATCGTAGGAAAGATAGCGTCCGTGTCGTTGAAGGATTTTGT CACATATGACTCGGTTGTACTGTATCCGGACGAATATTTGAACATAATTCTTGGACCAAACGGAACAGGCAAATCGGCAATAGTGGCCGGTATCGTGCTCGGCATGGGTGGCAACTGTAAGCTGCTCTCCAGATGCGACAAT ATCGATAGCTACATTAAGAATGGGAAAGAAAGTGCCACGATTCGCATCGCGATTTACCGCGATAAACATCGTGCCATACGGTGGTTCAGCCGTTCGTTCGATCATGAGCGCGTTAATAAGTACGAGATCGACGGTGAAACGGTTTCGCACCAGGCGTACCTGCAGCAGATCCGGCTGTACAACATCCAGGTGGACAATTTGTGTCAGTTTTTGCCTCAGGACCGCGTGCAGGATTTTACGAAGATGAATCCTCGCGAACTGCTGCTAAACACGCAGTCTTCGGTTTGTGCGCCAGAGGTACAGACATGGTTCGATGAGCTGAAAGCTATGCGTGAATCGCAGCAAGAAtgcaacagcaagggtgcgGAAGGATTGGCCCGGGTGCGAGAGCTGGAAGCACGACTGGTGGATTTGGAGCAACAGTTGGAAACGCTACGCGCACGTGAAGAGTTTCAACAACAAATACACGTGTGCCAGGCTAGGAAGGCTTGGCTGGAGTATGAAGAGCTGTTTTTAATCTACACGTCCATGCTAAATGATCTGAAGATAGCCAAAAA AATGAGCGATGACAAGGAGAGAGAATACAACAAGTGCAAATCGGACATGCAAGCGATCATGTCCCGGAAGCAGGAGTTGGAAAaatccaaaaacaaacaggTGACGATCGCTCAACGATGCACTGAGGAGATTAACGGTTTGGAAGAGAAAACGGAACGTCTGGAAGATAATATAGCAAAGCAGAAGCGCGATCTGCTTGACGCACTGGCCAAggcagaagaaagaaagacCGAACTGGAGCAGGCGAAAGTAATGCTGGCTGCGTTCGTGCAGGACTGTGCCGATACGGCGACCGCACTCGGCTCGGAAGAGCAAATTCGTCAACAGATTTCCAGCGTGGAGGGGATGGAGCGCAAGATACGCGGCGAAAACGATCTACTGATGGGGCGCCGGCACGAGCTGAACCAAAAGATCGAAACAGAGCTGAAACCGGAAATGATGAGCATAGAGCGTAACATCGCAACGATCGAAAACGTAGCAAACACCAAGCTGAAGATACTGCAGACACGGTTCGAGGGCACGTACCAGGCGGTTCTGTGGTTGCGCGAACATCAGCATCTTTTTCAGGGCAACATCTACGAACCGATGATACTGGAGCTGAACGTACCGGTGCTGGAGAATGTGCCGTTCCTGGAGAACACGATCGGTGTGCGGGATTTGGTGGCGTTCACGTGCGAAAATACGGAAGATATGAATCTGTTCCTGCGCAAAACGCGCGAGGAAATGCGATTTGAGGgagtgaacgcgatccagagCGATCCGGCCGAGGAGCTGCACTACCAGCCCCGGTATCCAATCGGCAATCTAAAGCGGTTTGGGTTTCACACCTATCTGATCGACATGTTGGAAGCACCGTTTCCGATTTTGAACGGGCTGTGTAAGCTGTACGGGCTACACAACATCCCTGTGGGCGGTGCGGACTCGGCCAAATACGTGTCCTCGCTGCCGGATGAGATTGCGGTATTTTACACACCGTCCCACCGGTTTCAGGTGTCGAAATCACGCTACACTGGTGAAAAGTCGACTCGTAGCGATATGCTCCAGACGAAGAATTTGCTCAACCGATCGACGGACCATGCGCTGCTGGCACAGAAGCAGGAACAGCTGAAACGCTTGGTCCGGGAGTGTGACAAAATCCGCAACCATCGAGGTCAGATCGAGAACAACATTAAGGAGTTGCAGGAACGCTGCACGAAGCTGCAACAGGGAAAGAATGAGCTGCAGGATAAGCTGAACAAGTACCAGCAATCGAAGATAAAAGTAAAACGGCAGGAGCAGAAATGCAACGAACTGAAGGATCGTCTCGTGAACGTTGACGAGGAGCGTACCAAGTTCGAAAAAACGTGCCATACCATCATACAACAACTGTTGGAAGAACAGCGCCGCAAGGTCGAAGCGCTGGAACGGTACGCATCCGTTAGCCGTGAACATGACCTTCTAGAGCAGCGGATACGCATCTTCGAGGAGCGGAACAACGAGCGGGAAGCAAACTTCCGCGTGCTGGAGGACGCGTATCATTCGGCTAAAAAAACGCTCACCAACGTGGAGAAGAAATTGGCCGACGTGAAGGAGAAGTCGTCGAAGAAAAACAGTACGGCACGAGCATTAACCGCTAACAAGACACCGGATAAGCCGGATTTCCCGTACAAGCACGAGTTTACCACGCTGCCCGACACGGTTGAGCTGCTGGAAGCGCATCTGGAGGAATTGAACGTCCGATTTGAGTGTCTGCCCCAAGGGAACCAAGCAGCGGAAAACGagtacgaacagatgaaaaggCAGTTGGAGCAGCTGCGTAATGCTGTTGATAGTTCCGACCTGCAGATCGCTTCCCTGGAACATGACATGGCCGAACTGCATGAGCGCTGGTATCCGGAAATGCTACGCGTGGTACAGAACATAAACGGCAAGTTTTCGCATTTTATGAGCTCGATGGGATTCGCCGGAGAGATCGAGCTGATTCGACAGGAAGAG CGCGATTACGATGCATATGGCATTCGCATCTACGTGAAGTATCGCAACGAGGAGAAGCTGAGCGCACTGGACCGGAAGCTTCAATCAGGCGGTGAACGGGCAGTAGCAATTGCCATCTACACACTGTCGCTGCAACACATGACGCaggttccgttccgttgcgtGGACGAGATCAACCAGGGTATGGATCCGACGAACGAGCGGAAGGTGTTCAACATGCTGGTGGATGAAACGTGCCGCGAAGGGCAGTCGCAGTATTTCTTCGTCACGCCAAAACTGTTGCCGCGGTTAAAGTACAGCGATAAGATGAACGTGCTGATCGTTCACAACGGCAAGTATATCGAGAGTCCGGACGTTTTTATATCGGACGCAAACGCGAGACACGCACAATAG